aagattttcaaatggaatggattttttttttaatgttgaaaaacatcacacCACTTTTCATCTGTTGGTATGTCACAAAACTCATAATTttttaactacttaaaaatggacgctGCAGCAGTTCTAATGCTTCTGTGCAATgcgaatgaagacaaagatgctatgttTTTCtcgaagagtgcagaatatctcatactgtgcctGCTGGTTCTTCTATCTCATACTCAGAAtagttcagaaatgtgcatgaatcgtaGCAGTTTCATCacaatacttaaatatttacgtgtaaaatgttattgaaacaaaatcaaaacttctggggaaaaaattaatttccagggACAAAAAAGGGGACATTTGCTCCTTGGGGACAACAACTCAAAACCagggactgtccccggaaatctgggacgtctggtcagcctattcAAAATAATATGTTCACTCTAAAATCTGACTTTCTTTTATTTCAGGGTACAGATATTACAGAAGCATTTGAGTCTCACCACGTTAAAACTTCAGTTCGTAACTACCTCAAGCACTATTATGTAAGACCTGCAACTGGAAGAAGATTCTCACCATACACATTTCATGAAGATGGCTTTTTCCGCACTTTAAAAAGAAGAGCCCAACCAATAATAGAAAAAGTCCCAACAGGACCAGCACTGCGATCAAAAATATGGATGGATATGGTCATGGTTACGACACTGGCCACAGCATCCCTTGCAACTGGCACTCATAGCTACACACTTGGCGTTCTTGCTGGGTTCCTTATGACATTAACAGTTATGGGTGCGCACAATTTCCTTCATTTGAGGAATAATGTACGCATGTACTACTTTGACATTTCCTTTATGAGCTGCaggtaattaaaaatgaaataaataattaaacgaaTAAATAGATACGTCTTATGATCTCTTCTGAAGTCTATTTGCTTTTTCTAAAACTGACCCCAATGCAATGATGTCCGATATTTTAAGGATTTGCCTCAGTCCTGTTTCTTTATTCCAGGGATTGGCGTATATCACATGCACTTAGTCACCATATGTTTCCTAATACTTTGCTAGACATCGAGCTGTGTTTTAATGAAAAGATTTTCCAGTGGCTCCCACTGAAGAACAAATCTTGGTGTCTGCGCTATGGGTCCTGGTTCTATGGTCCAGTTTTCTATGCAGGACTTTATTTCCTTAGCTACCTTCAAAGGTAAGATCCAATTAATCTACATTAAAGAGCGTTTAGGATGAGATTCATTTATGTTTATCGaatgtatttagtagtatttatttatgtagtagtatttatttatttaacctggtagagataaggccgtcaggccttctctgcccctctaccaggggattacaactataatattaggaacaataaaattacaattaatattaaatttacaattacaattacaataaaaattaaagtatgacaagattacctgattaatgaaagctagacattttatcatagaatttaagaacaaagaatattttttgtatttactgaattacaaattaaacctacaataacaaaaatctatagtgatgaaattaccggatattgaaatattttgtgatagattaagagaactatttacaagaaaccatgtctgaacgagtctcaaatactgaccaactgcctagtaagtttgcgtttgaattcaattttatttcgacagtccctgatgctagcaggtaacgaattccagagtcttgacagggctattgtgaaagaggatgagtatgaggaggtgcgatgggatggtattgttagtattgtttcatggcgagagtgtgtgttcagattgtggtgggaagaaaggtgagtgaagcgagacgacaggtacgaaggaatagaagagttcaagatttcgaagagaaggagaagtgaatgtaaatttcttttcttatctagtttaatccaacctattgtttccaaggatggggtaatatgatcatatttacgaatattgctta
This region of Periplaneta americana isolate PAMFEO1 chromosome 13, P.americana_PAMFEO1_priV1, whole genome shotgun sequence genomic DNA includes:
- the LOC138712398 gene encoding cytochrome b5-related protein-like isoform X5, translated to MSPRGSDLSPSSLPGLWRSPSYRRSNIRTVDLWLEGKRTDDDTDGLWRIHDNLYDLSAFIHVHPGGSDWLQYSKGTDITEAFESHHVKTSVRNYLKHYYVRPATGRRFSPYTFHEDGFFRTLKRRAQPIIEKVPTGPALRSKIWMDMVMVTTLATASLATGTHSYTLGVLAGFLMTLTVMGAHNFLHLRNNVRMYYFDISFMSCRDWRISHALSHHMFPNTLLDIELCFNEKIFQWLPLKNKSWCLRYGSWFYGPVFYAGLYFLSYLQRIHSFLSGNKKALRLDIIIPFIPLLVMYTTSGATFRETFLMWIWIVGVSSFIFGFLGFNGAHHHPDIFHDGDTPRTTRAELEDHRWSADHSLRNADLEQWSSALAEMGEG